In Sphingopyxis sp. 113P3, one DNA window encodes the following:
- a CDS encoding RsmB/NOP family class I SAM-dependent RNA methyltransferase, which translates to MTPAARVQAAIEILDAIAVAAREGGAPADALLAEAMRQRRYAGSKDRRAIRGHVYDAIRAVRVAPPSGRAAMVALADIRPDLAALFDGSPYGPAPITSGEPRAETGLVAPALAELFDPLIGGEEGDAMLTRAPLDLRANRIRAKREDLAILFPEGAPIAYAPDGWRLPPETAAAQHPAHAEGRFEVQDAASQYASAALDAASGMAIVDLCAGGGGKTLAIASATDNGADILACDTNRARLQQLPPRAERAGATRIATRLLDPGKERAMLADWQGRADRVFVDAPCSGSGTWRRSPELRWRLTPSRLERHLADQAKLIEIGAGLVAPGGKLLYAVCSIIAREGRAQMDDFLNRHPGWRADAEPLPAGVGRRAGAGFLLTPGHDGCDGFFLARLTAPC; encoded by the coding sequence ATGACCCCCGCGGCGCGCGTCCAGGCGGCGATCGAGATTCTCGATGCCATTGCGGTCGCGGCCCGCGAGGGCGGCGCTCCTGCCGACGCGCTCCTTGCCGAGGCGATGCGGCAGCGCCGCTACGCGGGATCGAAAGACCGCCGCGCGATCCGCGGCCATGTCTATGATGCGATCCGTGCGGTGCGTGTCGCTCCGCCCTCGGGGCGAGCGGCGATGGTGGCGCTCGCCGACATCCGGCCCGATCTTGCCGCGCTCTTCGATGGTTCGCCCTATGGTCCGGCCCCGATAACGTCCGGCGAGCCACGTGCCGAAACGGGTCTTGTGGCGCCGGCGCTCGCCGAACTTTTCGATCCGCTCATAGGCGGCGAGGAAGGCGATGCGATGCTCACCCGCGCGCCGCTCGACCTGCGCGCAAACCGGATCAGGGCGAAGCGCGAGGATCTCGCCATCCTCTTTCCCGAGGGTGCGCCCATCGCATACGCACCCGACGGCTGGCGGCTGCCACCCGAAACCGCCGCGGCGCAGCACCCGGCGCACGCCGAAGGGCGGTTCGAGGTGCAGGATGCGGCGAGCCAATATGCATCGGCCGCGCTCGATGCCGCCTCCGGCATGGCGATCGTCGATCTTTGTGCGGGCGGCGGCGGAAAGACGCTCGCCATCGCCTCGGCGACGGATAATGGCGCCGACATTCTCGCCTGCGACACCAACCGCGCGCGGCTCCAGCAGCTACCGCCGCGGGCCGAGCGCGCGGGCGCGACCCGCATTGCGACGCGGCTGCTCGATCCTGGAAAGGAAAGGGCGATGCTTGCCGACTGGCAGGGAAGAGCCGACCGCGTCTTTGTCGACGCTCCCTGCTCGGGCAGCGGCACCTGGCGGCGCAGCCCCGAGCTGCGCTGGCGGCTGACGCCATCGCGTCTCGAGCGGCATCTTGCCGATCAGGCGAAGCTCATCGAGATTGGAGCCGGGCTGGTGGCGCCGGGCGGAAAACTTCTTTATGCCGTCTGCTCGATCATCGCACGCGAGGGGCGGGCACAGATGGATGATTTTCTGAACCGGCATCCGGGCTGGAGGGCCGATGCCGAGCCGCTTCCGGCCGGCGTCGGACGGCGTGCCGGCGCGGGTTTCCTTCTGACGCCGGGGCATGACGGATGCGATGGCTTTTTTCTCGCACGACTGACGGCGCCATGTTAG
- a CDS encoding tetratricopeptide repeat protein yields the protein MRVSLLALGAGLVLASLPAASDAQRADNDILPRSIALQKQGEEAQSMGDLNGAIDYYESALAADPRNRSAIIALAQVARAQGLPGKAIGLYREALLLEPNDVTALAGQGEALAEKGAIELAREKLAAAQRVCSDKCPQVAALEKAIAASASKRVVAAEAIAPKPVVTTVTREQN from the coding sequence ATGCGTGTCAGTTTGCTGGCTCTCGGTGCCGGTCTTGTTCTCGCCAGTCTGCCTGCCGCCTCCGACGCGCAGCGCGCCGACAACGACATTCTTCCGCGTTCGATCGCGCTTCAAAAGCAGGGCGAGGAAGCCCAGAGCATGGGCGACCTGAACGGCGCGATCGATTATTATGAATCAGCCCTCGCCGCCGATCCGCGCAATCGCTCGGCGATCATCGCGCTCGCGCAGGTTGCGCGGGCGCAGGGATTGCCGGGCAAGGCGATTGGCCTCTATCGCGAGGCACTCCTCCTCGAACCCAATGATGTCACAGCGCTCGCGGGGCAGGGAGAAGCGCTTGCCGAAAAGGGTGCTATCGAGCTCGCTCGGGAGAAGCTGGCGGCGGCGCAGCGCGTCTGTTCCGACAAATGTCCGCAGGTCGCCGCGCTCGAGAAGGCGATTGCCGCCAGCGCATCGAAGCGCGTTGTTGCGGCCGAGGCGATTGCGCCCAAGCCGGTGGTAACGACGGTCACGCGCGAACAGAATTGA
- the mtgA gene encoding monofunctional biosynthetic peptidoglycan transglycosylase: MPPKSSSRSRRKLPWYLRPVKWLLWFIAISVIWVLIYVVVPPPVTFTMLADRNGITKDWTGLSHIDRNMVRAVIAAEDGKFCSHDGFDREAIEQAIERNAKGKRLRGGSTISQQTAKNVFLWQGSGWTRYVRKVPEIWFTFLIEKIWGKRRIMEVYLNVAETGIGTYGVEAGAQRYFRHGAAKLSPAEAARIAAILPLPKKREAVSPSGFTRRYGNTIRARIGVVRRDGLDRCVYD; encoded by the coding sequence TTGCCACCGAAATCCTCTTCCCGATCACGCCGGAAGCTGCCTTGGTATCTCAGGCCCGTCAAATGGCTGCTCTGGTTCATCGCGATTTCGGTGATCTGGGTCCTCATCTATGTCGTTGTACCGCCGCCGGTGACCTTCACCATGCTCGCCGACCGCAATGGCATCACCAAGGACTGGACGGGCCTTTCGCATATCGATCGCAATATGGTGCGCGCAGTGATCGCGGCCGAGGACGGCAAATTCTGCAGCCACGACGGGTTCGACCGGGAGGCGATCGAGCAGGCAATCGAACGCAACGCCAAGGGCAAGAGGCTGCGCGGCGGATCGACGATCAGCCAGCAGACGGCGAAGAATGTCTTCCTTTGGCAGGGCAGCGGCTGGACGCGCTATGTCCGCAAGGTCCCCGAAATCTGGTTCACCTTCCTCATTGAAAAAATCTGGGGAAAGCGGCGGATCATGGAGGTCTATCTCAACGTCGCCGAGACCGGAATTGGCACCTATGGCGTCGAAGCGGGCGCGCAGCGCTATTTCCGGCACGGCGCGGCAAAACTTTCCCCGGCGGAGGCTGCGCGCATCGCGGCGATCCTACCGCTGCCCAAGAAGCGGGAGGCTGTCAGTCCTTCGGGCTTCACCCGCCGCTATGGAAACACGATCCGCGCTCGGATCGGCGTCGTTCGCCGTGACGGCCTCGACCGGTGCGTTTACGATTGA
- a CDS encoding M23 family metallopeptidase has protein sequence MWLLPLLAALAAPVSAPPLASRSADIQAFDADIRLSPAPVRIGDELHLVYEMHLTNFAAVPLTLDHIVVRDAASGAELLVLSGAALEAALGHVPSGDGATIAPGARAIAYLDIALRDGFRPARIAHSLAVREDNGRRVIEAGTVTIDPRPLPVLGPPLRGGPWVAVYAPELERGHRRVPYAVAGRATIPGRFAIDWMMVDAKGQLDRSDGRALADSLSYGAEVLAVADAVVAATRDDVTEPRWRADLPKVAIGDAAGNYIALDLGDGRYAFYEHLQPGLRVKPGDRVKRGQVIALLGLTGQGTAPHLHFHVASAPSPLAAEGLPFLIEGATRIGDYSSIENLGTAWQPLPAAAPGPMFPPANSVVRFPE, from the coding sequence ATGTGGCTCCTTCCCCTTCTGGCGGCGCTGGCGGCTCCCGTTTCCGCCCCGCCCCTCGCATCGCGATCGGCGGATATACAGGCATTCGACGCCGACATCCGGCTTTCCCCAGCGCCGGTTCGCATCGGGGACGAGCTCCATCTCGTCTACGAGATGCACCTGACCAATTTCGCGGCCGTCCCGCTTACCCTCGACCATATCGTGGTGCGCGACGCTGCGAGCGGCGCGGAACTCCTTGTCCTTTCGGGCGCCGCGCTCGAGGCGGCTCTAGGGCATGTCCCATCGGGAGACGGAGCGACGATCGCGCCGGGCGCGCGGGCGATTGCCTATCTCGACATCGCGCTGAGGGACGGATTTCGTCCCGCCAGGATTGCCCATAGTCTTGCCGTCCGCGAGGACAATGGGCGCCGCGTCATCGAGGCCGGCACCGTGACGATCGACCCACGCCCGCTTCCCGTTCTCGGCCCGCCCTTGCGCGGAGGACCGTGGGTCGCGGTCTACGCGCCCGAGCTTGAACGTGGCCATCGCCGAGTTCCCTATGCCGTCGCGGGACGCGCGACGATCCCCGGCCGTTTCGCCATCGACTGGATGATGGTCGACGCGAAGGGCCAGCTCGACCGCTCGGACGGCAGGGCGCTGGCCGATTCGCTGAGCTATGGCGCCGAGGTGCTCGCGGTTGCCGATGCGGTGGTCGCCGCGACACGCGACGATGTCACCGAGCCGCGATGGCGCGCCGATCTGCCCAAAGTTGCGATCGGCGATGCGGCTGGAAACTACATCGCGCTCGACCTTGGCGACGGCCGCTACGCCTTTTACGAGCATCTGCAGCCCGGCCTGCGTGTGAAGCCCGGCGACCGGGTGAAACGCGGGCAGGTGATTGCCCTCCTCGGCCTCACCGGTCAGGGCACCGCACCCCACCTTCACTTTCATGTCGCCTCGGCGCCTTCGCCGCTGGCAGCTGAGGGCCTCCCATTTCTGATTGAGGGCGCGACGCGGATCGGTGACTATTCCTCAATCGAAAACCTCGGGACCGCGTGGCAGCCGCTGCCAGCCGCTGCGCCGGGCCCGATGTTTCCGCCCGCGAACAGCGTCGTCCGCTTCCCCGAATGA
- the rpoH gene encoding RNA polymerase sigma factor RpoH, which translates to MANKSNVPAVVPALGGEASLNRYLAEIRKFPLLTPEQEYMLAKRFQEHGDNEAAAQLVTSHLRLVAKIAMGYRGYGLPVSELISEGNIGLMQGVKKFDPERGFRLATYAMWWIRASIQEFILRSWSLVKMGTTAAQKKLFFNLRRMKNNLEAFEDGDLSPENVAKIAKDLGVTEDEVISMNRRMAMGGDTSLNVPMGEDGDSQWQDLLGDEGPLQDERVAEAEERDVRHELLTEALETLNERERHILTERRLTDDPKTLEDLSQVYDVSRERVRQIEVRAFEKLQKAMLKLAGERRLVGA; encoded by the coding sequence ATGGCTAACAAGAGCAATGTTCCGGCAGTAGTGCCCGCACTCGGCGGTGAGGCGAGCCTGAACCGCTACCTGGCCGAAATTCGCAAATTTCCCCTCTTGACCCCCGAGCAGGAATATATGCTCGCGAAACGCTTTCAGGAGCATGGGGACAATGAAGCTGCAGCGCAGCTCGTGACCTCGCACCTGCGGCTCGTTGCGAAGATCGCAATGGGCTATCGCGGCTACGGCCTGCCGGTCAGCGAATTGATCAGCGAGGGCAATATCGGGCTGATGCAGGGCGTGAAGAAGTTCGACCCCGAACGCGGCTTCCGCCTCGCCACCTATGCGATGTGGTGGATCCGCGCCTCGATACAGGAATTCATCCTGCGCTCGTGGAGCCTTGTCAAAATGGGCACCACCGCTGCGCAGAAGAAGCTGTTCTTCAACCTTCGCCGGATGAAGAACAATCTCGAGGCCTTCGAGGATGGCGATCTGTCGCCCGAAAATGTCGCGAAGATCGCGAAGGACCTCGGCGTCACCGAGGACGAGGTGATCAGCATGAACCGCCGCATGGCGATGGGCGGCGACACGTCGCTCAACGTGCCGATGGGCGAGGATGGCGACAGCCAGTGGCAGGATTTGCTCGGCGACGAAGGACCGCTCCAGGACGAGCGCGTCGCGGAGGCCGAAGAGCGCGACGTGCGCCACGAGCTTCTTACCGAGGCGCTCGAGACGCTCAACGAGCGCGAGCGCCACATCCTCACCGAACGCCGCCTCACCGACGATCCGAAGACGCTCGAGGATTTGAGCCAGGTCTATGACGTCAGCCGCGAGCGCGTCCGCCAGATCGAAGTGCGCGCGTTCGAGAAGCTGCAGAAGGCCATGCTCAAGCTCGCCGGCGAACGGCGGCTGGTCGGGGCCTGA
- a CDS encoding RluA family pseudouridine synthase, translating into MQGDEDILTVALGDSAAGLRLDRALAEAVPNLSRERLKSLIRGGRVADASGAVLWDPAAKAAAPATLTLRLPAPAPAHNVAQDLGLIIAYEDEHLLVIDKPAGMVVHPAAGNADGTLVNALLHHCAGQLSGIGGVARPGIVHRIDKDTSGLIVAAKHDKAHEGLARQFAAHSIERRYLALATGRPMPANGTVDAALGRSATNRKKMAVVPEGRGKHAITHYRTIEVLTGATLIECRLETGRTHQVRVHMAHIGHPLVGDPVYGRSRKPLSDVLKARGFMRQALHAAHLGFIHPVTGNKIALDSELPQDMRELIDELRV; encoded by the coding sequence ATGCAGGGGGACGAGGATATCTTGACCGTAGCGCTGGGTGACAGCGCCGCCGGGCTGCGGCTCGACCGGGCGCTCGCCGAGGCGGTTCCGAACCTCTCGCGCGAACGGCTGAAATCGCTGATCAGGGGTGGCCGGGTCGCCGATGCGAGCGGCGCGGTGCTCTGGGACCCGGCGGCAAAGGCTGCAGCGCCCGCAACGCTCACGCTCCGCCTTCCCGCTCCGGCGCCTGCGCACAATGTCGCGCAGGACCTTGGCTTGATCATCGCCTATGAAGACGAACATCTCCTCGTCATCGACAAGCCGGCAGGGATGGTCGTGCACCCGGCTGCGGGCAACGCCGACGGCACGCTGGTCAACGCGCTGCTCCACCATTGCGCGGGGCAGCTTTCAGGGATTGGCGGCGTCGCCCGGCCGGGGATCGTGCACCGGATCGACAAGGATACGAGCGGATTGATCGTCGCTGCGAAACACGACAAGGCGCATGAAGGGCTGGCGAGGCAGTTCGCCGCGCACAGCATCGAGCGCCGCTATCTCGCGCTTGCAACCGGGCGGCCGATGCCGGCCAATGGTACGGTCGACGCAGCGCTCGGCCGATCGGCGACCAACCGCAAGAAAATGGCGGTGGTGCCGGAAGGACGCGGCAAGCATGCGATCACTCATTACCGCACGATCGAGGTGCTCACCGGGGCAACGCTTATCGAATGCCGGCTCGAGACCGGGCGAACACACCAGGTGCGCGTCCACATGGCGCATATCGGCCATCCGCTCGTCGGCGATCCGGTCTATGGGCGATCGCGCAAGCCGCTGTCCGACGTGCTCAAGGCACGGGGTTTCATGCGCCAGGCATTGCACGCGGCCCATTTGGGTTTTATTCATCCGGTAACTGGTAACAAGATCGCGCTCGACAGCGAACTCCCTCAGGATATGCGGGAACTGATCGATGAACTGCGCGTTTAA
- a CDS encoding histidine phosphotransferase family protein, producing the protein MTDDRVDFASMLASRLCHDLLSPVGAFANGLELLADEKDPDMRARCFELLEQSARTSAAKLKFFRLAFGSAGGFGEAVPPAEARSAIEGIMADRPITLNWMISDEPLPKPAVKIILNLALILVDALVRGGRLDIGCEKQADGIEIALHAEAERILVDKDVERILAEGESAGAMTSRTAPAVLVQAVAAQNGGTVMLARETPTSLLVGAVLRGRGLTIVRHGRASILGAPEPQWTIC; encoded by the coding sequence ATGACCGACGATCGCGTCGATTTCGCGTCCATGCTGGCCTCGCGGCTTTGCCATGACCTGCTGAGCCCGGTGGGGGCCTTCGCCAACGGGCTCGAACTGCTCGCCGACGAAAAGGACCCCGACATGCGCGCGCGCTGCTTCGAGCTTCTCGAACAGAGCGCGCGGACATCGGCGGCCAAGCTGAAATTCTTCCGACTTGCCTTCGGTTCGGCAGGCGGTTTTGGCGAGGCGGTGCCGCCCGCTGAAGCGAGGTCGGCGATCGAGGGGATCATGGCCGATCGGCCGATCACCCTCAATTGGATGATCAGCGACGAGCCGCTGCCCAAGCCTGCGGTCAAGATCATCCTCAACCTCGCGTTGATTCTCGTCGACGCGCTGGTGCGCGGCGGCCGGCTCGACATAGGCTGCGAGAAGCAGGCAGACGGCATCGAGATCGCACTCCATGCCGAGGCCGAACGCATCCTCGTCGACAAGGATGTCGAGCGCATCCTCGCGGAAGGCGAGAGCGCCGGCGCGATGACCTCGCGCACGGCGCCTGCGGTGCTGGTGCAGGCCGTCGCGGCGCAGAATGGCGGCACGGTTATGCTCGCGCGCGAGACGCCGACATCGCTCCTTGTCGGCGCCGTACTGCGCGGACGCGGGTTAACCATTGTTCGGCATGGTCGCGCCTCGATTTTGGGCGCACCGGAACCGCAATGGACGATCTGCTGA
- a CDS encoding chemotaxis protein CheA has translation MDDLLNDFLAETAEILAEAGGALVAWEADPGDRERLDAIFRLVHTIKGSSGFLSLPRVTALAHAAEDALDQVRRGNRPADAALVTGVLGVIDRLTQLCGALGTGDGEPAGDDGEVIEALAFAADETASPEPVEIQLRREDDLAAELQAWRSIRVPLPLLDSVMTGVTDIVLARNEFARMLRESGADPRLIASFDRLSDSIAGMRQSVSQMRMQRIDKLFAPLPRIVRDLAQELGKKVKFVASGGEVELDREMMENIRDPLIHIVRNAVDHGIEPLDQRVAAGKGVIATLSVSARQSGNQIEIEVRDDGRGLSPDALVAKAIAARIVTATEARALSVKDKLELIFRPGFSTAAKITSISGRGVGMDIVKANLEKIGGVVELRNDEGRGLAIVLRVPMTLTIISGLMVRAAGQYFAIPRGAVREILLESSDSARIDRVGGGELATVRGEQFPLLRLEEILGLKPGADEDAEDRAIVIVRPGQGQSYALSVAAIHDHEELVIKPAAPLIMATGLYAGTTLPDNGRPVLLLDVQGLLAAAGIDASEAGRSHDEAEEVEAEAVAARKAAQLLLFRDTGGRVRGVRLSVIERVEEVPALALFESAGTVHAQIGDEIFPVHAGRLPEGAGMLKLLRLHDGQRVLCYPIEAVIDIVRLPDIVQPAAVPGLIAGVTLVGGEPVELLDPFWLMEQYALGEAAAGPSQPLCQLAGDADGWGENFLAPILRGAGYRVASADDALAGGAPDVLLSLSDEEGPVADGVPVIRLRAAVAAAGPDDESVYRYDRQALLEALRVRIGGGRS, from the coding sequence ATGGACGATCTGCTGAACGACTTTCTGGCTGAAACCGCCGAAATTCTCGCCGAGGCGGGCGGTGCGCTCGTTGCGTGGGAGGCCGATCCCGGAGACCGTGAGCGGCTCGATGCCATTTTTCGCCTCGTCCACACGATCAAGGGCAGCTCGGGATTCCTGTCGTTGCCGCGCGTCACTGCGCTTGCGCATGCGGCCGAGGACGCGCTCGATCAGGTGCGGCGCGGCAATCGGCCTGCTGACGCGGCGCTCGTCACCGGGGTTCTCGGGGTCATCGATCGCCTGACCCAATTGTGCGGCGCGCTTGGCACCGGCGACGGCGAACCCGCGGGCGATGACGGCGAAGTGATCGAGGCGCTCGCGTTTGCCGCCGATGAGACTGCATCGCCCGAACCGGTCGAAATCCAGCTGCGCCGCGAAGACGATCTGGCTGCCGAACTGCAGGCGTGGCGCTCGATCAGAGTTCCGCTGCCGCTGCTCGACAGCGTGATGACAGGGGTCACCGACATCGTGCTCGCGCGCAATGAATTTGCCCGCATGCTGCGTGAATCGGGGGCTGACCCCCGCCTGATCGCCTCGTTCGACCGCCTCTCCGATTCGATCGCCGGGATGCGCCAGTCAGTCAGCCAGATGCGCATGCAACGGATCGACAAATTGTTCGCGCCGCTCCCGCGCATCGTCCGCGATCTCGCGCAGGAGCTCGGGAAAAAGGTGAAGTTCGTCGCAAGCGGCGGCGAGGTCGAGCTCGACCGCGAGATGATGGAGAATATCCGCGATCCGCTGATTCACATCGTCCGCAACGCGGTCGATCACGGCATCGAACCGCTCGACCAGCGCGTCGCGGCCGGGAAGGGCGTGATCGCAACGCTTTCGGTCTCCGCGCGTCAGTCGGGCAACCAGATCGAGATCGAGGTGCGCGACGATGGGCGCGGCCTCTCGCCCGATGCGCTTGTCGCCAAGGCCATCGCGGCGCGAATTGTCACCGCCACCGAGGCCCGTGCGCTCAGCGTGAAGGACAAGCTCGAACTGATCTTCCGCCCAGGCTTTTCGACCGCGGCCAAGATAACCTCGATCTCGGGGCGCGGCGTCGGCATGGACATCGTCAAGGCGAACCTCGAGAAAATCGGCGGGGTCGTCGAGCTGCGCAACGACGAAGGGCGCGGGCTCGCGATCGTCCTGCGGGTCCCGATGACGCTTACCATCATCTCGGGGCTGATGGTGCGCGCAGCAGGTCAATATTTCGCCATTCCGCGAGGCGCTGTCCGCGAAATCCTGCTCGAAAGCAGCGACAGCGCGCGCATCGATCGCGTCGGCGGGGGCGAACTCGCGACGGTACGCGGCGAGCAATTCCCGCTGCTGAGGCTCGAAGAGATATTGGGTCTCAAGCCAGGGGCGGACGAAGATGCCGAGGATCGCGCGATCGTGATCGTGCGGCCGGGACAGGGACAAAGCTATGCATTGAGCGTCGCGGCGATCCACGATCATGAGGAACTTGTGATCAAGCCCGCCGCGCCGCTGATCATGGCGACCGGGCTTTATGCGGGCACGACCTTGCCCGACAATGGCCGGCCAGTCCTGCTGCTCGACGTGCAAGGACTGCTCGCGGCTGCGGGGATCGACGCTTCCGAGGCCGGGCGCAGCCATGACGAAGCGGAGGAAGTGGAGGCCGAAGCGGTCGCGGCGCGCAAGGCTGCGCAGCTTCTTCTGTTCCGCGACACGGGGGGGCGCGTCCGCGGCGTTCGCCTCTCGGTCATCGAGCGCGTCGAGGAGGTTCCCGCGCTGGCGCTCTTTGAAAGCGCAGGAACGGTGCACGCGCAGATCGGCGACGAGATCTTCCCCGTTCATGCCGGGCGGCTCCCCGAAGGCGCCGGTATGCTGAAGCTGCTTCGTCTTCACGATGGGCAGCGGGTGCTCTGTTATCCGATCGAGGCCGTGATCGACATTGTGCGGCTTCCCGATATCGTCCAGCCCGCGGCGGTCCCGGGGCTGATCGCGGGCGTCACCCTCGTCGGGGGCGAACCGGTTGAACTCCTCGATCCCTTCTGGCTGATGGAGCAATATGCGCTCGGCGAGGCCGCCGCGGGCCCGAGCCAGCCGCTGTGCCAGCTAGCCGGCGATGCGGACGGCTGGGGTGAAAATTTCCTGGCGCCGATCCTGCGCGGCGCGGGCTACCGGGTCGCCTCGGCGGACGATGCCCTCGCTGGGGGAGCGCCTGACGTGCTCTTGTCGCTTTCGGACGAGGAGGGTCCAGTCGCCGACGGTGTGCCGGTGATCCGCCTGCGGGCAGCGGTTGCGGCCGCCGGGCCCGACGATGAATCGGTTTATCGTTACGATCGTCAGGCGCTTCTTGAAGCGCTGCGCGTCCGGATCGGGGGAGGCCGTTCATGA
- a CDS encoding chemotaxis protein CheW, translating to MMEKLYLIARIADTRVALRSRAIHSVVTVGTPVEVPAAPPHVAGLFALRSRVFTLIDPHVVVGLAPVTAVEGQRVIVVDVADHGYALLADAIEDVCFIDAPETRVTGKLLPGWARVADAMIEHEGASLLVVDPAHFVTLPVASAA from the coding sequence ATGATGGAAAAACTCTATCTCATCGCGCGAATCGCGGACACCCGTGTCGCGCTGCGCAGCCGCGCGATCCATTCGGTGGTGACGGTCGGAACCCCGGTTGAAGTGCCCGCGGCCCCGCCGCATGTCGCGGGGCTCTTTGCCCTGCGCAGCCGCGTTTTCACATTGATCGACCCGCATGTCGTTGTCGGGCTTGCACCGGTGACGGCGGTCGAGGGGCAGCGGGTGATCGTCGTCGATGTCGCCGACCATGGCTATGCACTGCTCGCCGACGCGATCGAGGATGTCTGCTTCATCGATGCGCCCGAGACGCGCGTCACGGGAAAGCTGCTTCCCGGCTGGGCGCGCGTGGCCGATGCGATGATCGAACATGAGGGCGCGTCGCTGCTCGTTGTCGATCCCGCCCATTTCGTCACGCTGCCCGTTGCGAGCGCGGCATGA
- a CDS encoding response regulator has protein sequence MSKSCLVVDDSKVIRKVARHILESMAFAVEEAADGQEALTFCRANRPDVILLDWNMPVMSGMEFLGAFNDLDFGHDERPRVVFCTTENSIDHIRAAIEAGADEYVMKPFDRETLEGKLQLVGVA, from the coding sequence ATGTCGAAATCCTGTCTGGTCGTCGATGACAGCAAAGTGATTCGCAAGGTCGCGCGTCATATCCTTGAAAGCATGGCGTTCGCCGTCGAGGAGGCGGCCGACGGGCAGGAGGCGCTGACTTTCTGCCGTGCGAACCGTCCCGATGTGATCCTGCTCGACTGGAACATGCCGGTGATGAGCGGGATGGAATTTCTGGGGGCGTTCAACGATCTCGATTTCGGGCATGACGAGCGGCCGCGCGTCGTTTTCTGCACGACCGAGAATAGCATCGATCATATTCGCGCGGCGATCGAGGCCGGCGCGGACGAATATGTGATGAAGCCGTTCGATCGCGAGACGCTCGAAGGAAAATTGCAGCTGGTCGGCGTCGCCTGA
- the cheB gene encoding chemotaxis-specific protein-glutamate methyltransferase CheB: MSQPQLDLSSREAAPLPSARTVRVMLVDDSLVVRSILERIVDQRPQLKICASVASAQDALAYLAREPVDVIVLDVEMPGMNGLDALPHLLERAQGARILILSSNCDEGGPAAIDALALGASDTLAKPGRGSFSGRFADVLTERIVTLGQQPPAGPVIPRPQQMPAPPVPVMALDTDQPLECIAVAASTGGIPAFANFIAHLDRRITAPILLTQHLPDAFMEFYARQIATMTQRRVRVAAAGMIVERGHVYLAPGNAHLVVVANGRRREIALDRHPSENGCCPSADPMFASVAEVYGKRGVGIVLSGMGRDGANGAARLKAAGGTIFAQAPESCVIWGMPGAVSKTGIAAATLNPDAIALMLGSFLPGHKP, translated from the coding sequence GTGAGCCAGCCACAGCTCGACCTTTCCAGCCGCGAGGCGGCACCCTTGCCCTCGGCGCGCACCGTGCGTGTGATGCTCGTCGATGACAGCCTGGTCGTGCGCAGCATTCTGGAACGGATCGTCGATCAGCGGCCGCAGCTCAAGATTTGCGCCTCGGTTGCATCGGCGCAGGACGCCCTTGCCTATCTTGCGAGGGAACCCGTCGATGTTATCGTGCTCGACGTCGAAATGCCGGGGATGAACGGCCTTGACGCGCTGCCGCACCTCCTTGAGCGCGCGCAGGGCGCGCGGATTCTCATTCTGTCCTCCAATTGCGACGAGGGGGGCCCCGCCGCGATCGACGCACTCGCGCTCGGCGCGAGCGACACGCTCGCCAAACCGGGGCGAGGGAGCTTTTCAGGTCGCTTTGCCGACGTGCTGACCGAGCGGATCGTCACGCTCGGGCAGCAGCCTCCCGCAGGGCCCGTCATCCCGCGGCCGCAGCAAATGCCGGCGCCGCCGGTGCCTGTGATGGCGCTCGACACCGATCAGCCGCTTGAATGCATCGCCGTCGCCGCCTCGACCGGGGGGATTCCGGCCTTTGCAAATTTCATCGCGCACCTTGATCGCCGCATCACGGCGCCAATCCTTCTGACCCAGCATCTGCCCGATGCTTTCATGGAATTTTACGCGCGCCAGATCGCGACGATGACCCAGCGCCGGGTGCGCGTCGCGGCAGCGGGCATGATTGTCGAGCGCGGGCATGTCTATCTCGCTCCGGGCAACGCGCATCTTGTCGTGGTCGCGAACGGCCGCCGCCGCGAAATCGCGCTCGATCGTCACCCGAGCGAAAATGGGTGCTGCCCCTCGGCCGATCCGATGTTCGCCTCGGTCGCCGAGGTATACGGGAAGCGCGGCGTTGGCATCGTCCTGAGCGGCATGGGACGCGACGGCGCGAATGGCGCCGCACGGCTCAAGGCTGCAGGCGGAACAATCTTCGCGCAGGCGCCCGAAAGCTGCGTGATCTGGGGTATGCCAGGCGCGGTGAGCAAGACGGGAATCGCTGCAGCTACGCTCAACCCCGATGCGATCGCGCTGATGCTTGGCAGTTTCCTTCCAGGACACAAGCCATGA